One segment of Triticum aestivum cultivar Chinese Spring chromosome 2A, IWGSC CS RefSeq v2.1, whole genome shotgun sequence DNA contains the following:
- the LOC123187723 gene encoding calcium-binding protein 39 — protein sequence MSFFFRAASRPRSSQQDLVRSIKDSLLALDTKTGAKALEDVEKNIFTLRQTLSGDGEVEPNQDHVLQIALEICKEGVLSLFVQNLPSLGWEGRKDLAHCWCILLRQKVDESHCCVQYIENHVDLLDFLVVCYKNLEVALNCGNMLRECIKYPSLAKYILESNSFELFFQYVELPNFDIASDALNTFKDLLTRHEDAVSEFLISHYEQFFELYKRLLTSDNYVTRRQSVKFLSEFLLEAPNAQIMKRYILEVRYLNIMMGLLKDSSKNIRICSFHIFKVFVANPNKPRDIIQVLVDNHKELLKLLHALPASKGEDEQLDEERDLIVKEIEKLVRLSV from the exons ATGTCCTTCTTCTTCCGCGCGGCGTCGCGGCCGCGTTCGTCGCAGCAGGACCTCGTGCGCTCCATCAAGGACTCCCTCCTCGCGCTCGACACCAAGACCGGCGCCAAG GCCCTCGAAGATGTTGAGAAAAACATATTCACCTTGAGACAAACACTTTCTGGTGATGGAGAAGTTGAACCAAACCAGGATCATGTCTTACAGATAGCCCTTGAAATTTGCAAGGAGGGTGTCCTTTCTCTTTTTGTTCAGAACCTGCCTTCGCTGGGTTGGGAG GGAAGAAAGGATCTTGCCCACTGCTGGTGCATTTTGTTGAGGCAGAAGGTTGATGAAAGTCACTGCTGCGTGCAGTATATCGAAAATCATGTTGATCTTCTAGATTTCCTTGTTGTATG CTACAAGAACTTGGAAGTCGCATTGAACTGTGGAAACATGTTGCGAGAATGCATAAAATATCCCTCACTTGCAAA ATATATATTGGAGTCAAATAGCTTCGAGTTGTTTTTCCAGTATGTTGAATTGCCAAACTTTGATATTGCTTCTGATGCTCTGAATACGTTCAAG GATTTGCTCACTAGACATGAAGATGCAGTCTCTGAGTTTCTCATTTCCCATTATGAACAG TTCTTTGAACTCTACAAAAGGCTTTTAACTTCAGATAATTATGTGACAAGAAGACAATCAGTGAAG TTTCTTTCAGAGTTTCTGTTGGAGGCCCCAAATGCTCAGATAATGAAGCGGTACATTTTGGAAGTTCGTTACTTGAACATTATGATGGGTCTACTAAAG GATTCAAGCAAAAATATCAGGATATGTTCCTTTCACATTTTTAAG GTATTTGTTGCCAATCCAAACAAGCCTCGTGATATTATTCAAGTTTTGGTAGACAACCACAAAGAATTATTGAAGTTGCTCCATGCTCTTCCTGCAAGCAAAG GTGAAGATGAACAACTTGACGAGGAGCGAGACTTAATTGTCAAGGAAATCGAGAAGCTTGTGCGCTTGTCAGTATAG
- the LOC123187724 gene encoding cytochrome P450 734A5 has protein sequence MLDASSRPMAPPGSHDILPRVLAFYHHWRKLYGPKHLIWFGTKARLTISAPELVREVLLTRAEHFDRYEAHPLICQFEGYGLGNLRGDQWGRHRRVLSPAFHTENLKPLVPFIAATMRRMLDELAAKAVGNGAGGEAEVDVAEWFQRVPQEVITFATFGRRNYEDGRVVFELQDELAGLAADAHSKVYIPGYRFLPLRRNLRVWHLVREIRKGLAAFIANLPKDGQGHGDEPRRDGGGGMRDLMSFMTPAMTTEEIIEESKNFFFAGKETLVSLLTWATVALAMHPEWQDRARQEVLAVVGRDDLPTKDHLPKLKTVGMIVNETLRLYPPAVAMIRTANRDVELGGCVVPAGTELLIPILAVHHDEEHWGADATEFNPARFGDDRRPRHQMAFMPFGGGERVCIGQNLALIEAKVALAVVLQRFAFRLSPAYVHAPRVLMILNPQYGAPVIFRPL, from the exons ATGCTGGACGCGTCGTCCCGCCCCATGGCGCCGCCGGGCTCCCACGACATCCTCCCCCGCGTCCTCGCCTTCTACCACCATTGGAGGAAACTCTACG GCCCGAAGCATCTGATCTGGTTCGGGACCAAGGCGAGGCTGACGATCAGCGCGCCGGAGCTGGTACGGGAGGTGCTGCTAACGCGGGCGGAGCACTTCGACCGGTACGAGGCGCACCCGCTCATCTGCCAGTTCGAGGGCTACGGCCTCGGCAACCTCCGGGGCGACCAGTGGGGGCGCCACCGCCGCGTCCTCTCCCCGGCCTTCCACACCGAGAACCTCAAGCCGCTCGTGCCCTTCATCGCCGCCACCATGCGCCGGATGCTCGACGAGCTCGCGGCCAAGGCCGTCGGCAATGGCGCCGGTGGCGAGGCGGAAGTGGACGTGGCCGAGTGGTTCCAGCGCGTGCCGCAGGAGGTGATCACGTTCGCCACCTTCGGGCGCCGGAACTACGAGGACGGCAGGGTGGTCTTCGAGCTCCAGGACGAGCTCGCCGGCCTCGCCGCCGACGCGCACAGCAAGGTCTACATCCCCGGGTACCGCTTCCTGCCGCTGAGGAGGAACCTGCGCGTGTGGCACCTGGTCAGGGAGATCCGGAAGGGCCTGGCCGCCTTCATCGCCAACCTGCCCAAGGATGGTCAAGGTCACGGCGACGAGccgcggcgggacggcggcggcggcatgaggGACCTGATGAGCTTCATGACGCCGGCCATGACGACCGAGGAGATCATCGAGGAGAGCAAGAACTTCTTCTTCGCCGGGAAGGAGACGCTCGTCAGCCTCCTCACCTGGGCCACCGTCGCCCTCGCCATGCACCCGGAGTGGCAGGACCGCGCCCGCCAGGAGGTCCTCGCCGTCGTCGGCCGCGACGACCTCCCCACCAAAGACCACCTCCCCAAGCTCAAAACC GTGGGGATGATCGTGAACGAGACGCTGAGGCTGTACCCGCCGGCGGTGGCGATGATCCGGACGGCGAACCGGGACGTGGAGCTGGGCGGGTGCGTGGTGCCGGCGGGCACGGAGCTCCTCATCCCGATCCTGGCGGTGCACCACGACGAGGAGCACTGGGGCGCCGACGCGACGGAGTTTAACCCGGCGCGGTTCGGCGACGACCGGCGGCCGCGGCACCAGATGGCGTTCATGCCgttcggcggcggcgagcgggtgtgCATCGGCCAGAACCTGGCGCTGATCGAGGCCAAGGTGGCGCTGGCCGTCGTGCTGCAGCGGTTCGCCTTCCGCCTGTCGCCGGCGTACGTGCACGCGCCCAGGGTGCTCATGATACTCAACCCGCAGTACGGCGCGCCGGTCATCTTCCGGCCGCTGTGA